Proteins from a single region of Candidatus Hinthialibacter antarcticus:
- a CDS encoding LamG domain-containing protein produces MMKPFYTACSLLLLTCFATASWSQLDESKLTWKPDRGVSLNGYSNYYEVEPSSDFDVFAITVEAWVKFRDNGGQQQVVGRGSGSQFFTHYANNGNYRFLVENVGVDYGLAEIEVPPVDTWVHITGTYDENMVRLYYNGVLVAETEHPGVMNGGDVPILIGALSPGERHLNGLIENIRIWDKSLSQEEIDQLLSTAPTDEDIDAMKSNGLVSYWSSSASSNGELTDMAGNHNAVLKEFTLDESQLSFKPEGGISFDGKSTYIQIDDVADFNVSAFSAEVWVYFDASFQNQVFMNRGGAPSDFTFYLYDRVRFLTQDASSYSHANGLVPPAKTWVHIVGTLSEDGTKRLYYNGILQHEITSSPNPTNNDDTLYLGALEPGSRHLDGQMENMRFWGKALSEEEILALLQTPPEEEDIPAMVSNGLIAYWALRSVDGTTIADLSGNGHDGAVSAFEIDKSHLTFSPGDGIHFDGANTYALYEDPTPFDIDLITVEAWVKLAPIFQLVDIGNRSIVSRAGLDVSFSLYGSNSFGNRLHFQMGPFGDAAAPMPPSDDWIHVAGTYDETTLNLYYNGVLVDSVNAPGIIDWPDGPVFFGAFSPTSSVFEGSMDYIRIWDRALSESEIQELLATSPADENISQMAQNGLIAYYSSSAATDDMLEDLSGNNINASLIGFSPVANWSLY; encoded by the coding sequence ATGATGAAACCGTTTTATACTGCTTGTTCACTTTTACTGCTCACATGCTTCGCGACCGCCTCTTGGTCTCAACTCGACGAATCAAAGTTAACCTGGAAACCCGACCGGGGCGTCTCACTGAACGGTTATAGCAATTATTATGAAGTCGAACCGAGTTCAGACTTTGACGTATTTGCAATCACCGTCGAAGCCTGGGTGAAATTTCGCGACAACGGCGGTCAGCAACAAGTGGTCGGGCGCGGATCTGGCAGCCAGTTCTTCACCCATTACGCCAACAATGGAAACTACCGTTTTCTGGTTGAAAACGTCGGCGTCGATTACGGCCTCGCCGAAATTGAAGTCCCTCCGGTTGATACTTGGGTGCATATAACAGGAACCTATGATGAAAATATGGTTCGCCTGTATTACAACGGCGTATTGGTTGCAGAAACCGAACACCCCGGCGTAATGAACGGCGGCGACGTCCCTATTTTAATTGGAGCGCTTTCACCCGGTGAACGCCATCTCAATGGATTAATTGAAAACATTCGCATCTGGGACAAAAGCCTGTCGCAAGAAGAGATCGACCAACTACTCTCGACGGCGCCAACTGATGAAGATATTGATGCGATGAAGAGCAACGGCTTGGTTTCGTATTGGAGTTCCAGCGCCTCATCCAACGGTGAATTGACGGATATGGCGGGCAACCATAATGCTGTTCTTAAAGAATTCACTCTGGATGAAAGTCAACTTTCGTTTAAGCCGGAAGGCGGTATTTCATTTGATGGAAAAAGTACTTACATTCAAATTGATGACGTTGCAGACTTCAATGTATCCGCGTTTTCCGCTGAGGTTTGGGTTTACTTTGACGCATCATTTCAAAATCAGGTTTTCATGAACCGCGGTGGCGCTCCATCTGACTTTACGTTTTACCTTTATGATCGCGTTCGCTTTTTGACGCAAGATGCAAGCAGTTACAGCCACGCGAATGGCCTCGTTCCTCCAGCGAAGACTTGGGTTCATATTGTCGGGACATTATCGGAAGACGGAACCAAGCGGCTTTATTACAACGGCATCCTTCAACATGAAATCACCAGTTCTCCGAATCCAACGAACAATGACGATACGCTTTATCTTGGCGCACTAGAGCCGGGCAGCCGCCATCTCGACGGTCAAATGGAGAACATGCGCTTCTGGGGCAAAGCGTTGAGTGAAGAAGAAATTCTCGCTTTGCTGCAAACGCCTCCTGAAGAAGAAGACATCCCCGCGATGGTCAGCAATGGCTTGATCGCATATTGGGCGCTCCGGTCGGTAGACGGAACGACGATCGCAGACTTGAGCGGCAACGGTCACGACGGCGCGGTGAGCGCATTTGAAATTGATAAAAGCCATCTCACCTTTTCTCCAGGAGACGGCATTCATTTTGACGGCGCCAATACATACGCGCTCTATGAAGATCCGACGCCGTTTGACATTGACCTCATCACCGTCGAAGCCTGGGTCAAACTCGCGCCTATTTTTCAACTGGTAGATATCGGCAATCGCAGCATCGTCAGCCGCGCAGGCCTCGATGTTAGTTTTTCATTATATGGCAGTAATTCCTTCGGCAACCGGCTGCACTTCCAGATGGGCCCGTTTGGCGACGCCGCAGCGCCCATGCCGCCGTCGGATGATTGGATTCATGTTGCGGGAACCTACGACGAAACGACGCTCAACCTCTATTACAACGGCGTATTGGTTGATAGCGTCAATGCCCCCGGCATCATTGATTGGCCGGACGGCCCGGTTTTCTTCGGAGCGTTTTCGCCAACATCGAGTGTATTTGAAGGCTCAATGGACTACATTCGCATTTGGGACCGCGCATTGTCTGAAAGCGAAATTCAAGAATTACTTGCGACCTCGCCAGCAGATGAAAATATCTCGCAAATGGCGCAAAACGGGCTAATCGCTTACTATTCATCCAGCGCAGCGACCGATGACATGCTTGAAGATTTGAGCGGTAACAATATCAACGCTTCGTTGATCGGGTTCTCACCCGTCGCCAACTGGAGCCTGTATTAA
- a CDS encoding LamG-like jellyroll fold domain-containing protein, whose product MISFRKFHRHLILLFLLLLFPAYLYAQDGWTPTNGIEFNGSNQYIQVDALNGFQGNEFTLEAWIQLNHNDGSQIFMNRGAASEEFTFYLYDGKIRMLTQDQSGYSHANADPPPAGEWFHCVGVYKNDGTKQLFYNGELKATTRGAHRLLQNDSPLTIGAFLNGFITERFLDGRMENIRIWNRALPQEEINALAKADPSNDNLTVLRENGMIAYWSSRTLHGDTIQDLSSYNNHGKWIESKPAELIVKTLPAQGYQGIWYSNQPSDDEYRYKYSGGLGTYCAKHRHHAQYAPEVNKTFFVYGGTKGYRETNALLMMVSYYDHASNQLARPAILQEKGTSDAHHNPVLEIDPQGHLWIFASAHGGKDGFIWRSVNPYSIDEFELIEQKEFTYPQPRFVPDFGFMFLFTKYTGGREMYVNTSADGLQWGADKKISGFGGHYQASEQHGAVRGTAFNYHPPVGGLNARTNIYYMQTKDFGETWTNIQGETLQIPLDKPDNRALAHDYQADKKLVYLKDLIYDPSGNPVIFYTLSDGFESGPENGERMLTIAHWVGDEWRFHSVAAVDHNYDMGSLWIEPGGAWKMIAPTEPGPQAYCTGGEVALWQSDDEGEHWRKVRQLTSGSPRNHTYVRRVLNAHPDFYAFWADGDALKPSISRLYFCNQSGDRVWMMPPEMTSDLQAPELYLASEVKMH is encoded by the coding sequence ATGATTTCTTTTCGCAAATTCCATCGCCATTTGATTCTACTTTTCCTATTGCTTTTGTTCCCTGCGTATTTGTATGCTCAGGATGGTTGGACTCCAACCAATGGAATCGAATTCAACGGATCGAACCAATATATTCAAGTTGACGCGCTCAATGGCTTTCAAGGCAACGAGTTTACCTTAGAAGCCTGGATTCAACTCAACCACAACGACGGCAGCCAGATTTTTATGAACCGGGGCGCCGCCAGCGAAGAATTCACCTTCTATTTATATGATGGAAAAATACGGATGCTGACGCAAGATCAATCCGGCTATTCACACGCCAACGCCGATCCTCCTCCAGCGGGCGAATGGTTTCATTGCGTCGGCGTTTATAAAAATGACGGAACAAAACAACTGTTTTATAATGGTGAATTGAAGGCGACTACACGCGGCGCCCATCGCCTGTTGCAAAATGATTCGCCGCTCACCATCGGGGCCTTTTTGAACGGTTTCATAACGGAACGCTTTCTCGATGGGCGTATGGAAAACATTCGCATTTGGAACCGCGCTCTCCCGCAAGAAGAGATTAACGCGCTAGCGAAAGCAGACCCAAGCAATGACAATTTGACGGTGTTGCGCGAGAATGGAATGATTGCCTACTGGTCTTCGCGAACGCTTCACGGAGACACGATTCAGGACCTCAGTAGTTACAACAACCACGGCAAATGGATTGAGTCGAAACCCGCCGAATTAATCGTTAAAACCCTCCCGGCGCAAGGCTACCAAGGCATCTGGTATAGTAACCAGCCTTCCGATGACGAATACCGATATAAATACAGCGGCGGGCTGGGGACTTACTGCGCCAAACATCGCCACCACGCGCAGTATGCGCCCGAAGTGAATAAAACCTTTTTCGTCTATGGCGGAACCAAAGGCTATCGCGAAACAAATGCGTTGCTGATGATGGTTTCGTATTATGACCATGCGAGCAATCAACTCGCCCGCCCGGCTATCCTGCAAGAAAAAGGTACATCAGACGCGCACCACAATCCCGTACTTGAAATTGACCCGCAGGGCCACTTGTGGATTTTTGCCAGTGCGCACGGCGGTAAAGACGGGTTCATCTGGCGCAGCGTAAATCCCTATTCAATTGATGAATTTGAGTTGATTGAACAGAAAGAATTCACTTACCCGCAACCGCGCTTCGTCCCTGACTTTGGGTTCATGTTTTTATTTACGAAATACACGGGCGGTCGAGAGATGTACGTCAATACCAGCGCTGACGGTTTGCAATGGGGCGCTGATAAAAAAATCAGCGGCTTCGGCGGACACTATCAGGCCAGCGAACAACACGGCGCCGTGCGTGGAACGGCGTTTAACTATCACCCGCCCGTAGGCGGTCTCAATGCACGGACGAACATCTATTACATGCAGACGAAAGACTTTGGCGAAACCTGGACGAACATCCAGGGCGAGACGCTGCAAATTCCACTCGACAAGCCAGACAACCGCGCGTTGGCGCACGACTACCAGGCGGATAAAAAACTGGTCTATCTCAAAGACCTGATCTACGATCCGAGCGGTAATCCGGTCATCTTTTACACACTCAGCGACGGTTTTGAATCCGGCCCGGAGAACGGCGAACGCATGTTGACCATCGCCCATTGGGTGGGCGACGAATGGCGCTTCCATTCCGTCGCCGCCGTCGATCACAATTACGATATGGGGTCGCTTTGGATTGAGCCGGGCGGCGCATGGAAGATGATTGCGCCTACGGAACCCGGCCCGCAAGCCTATTGCACCGGCGGCGAAGTCGCCCTGTGGCAGAGCGACGATGAGGGAGAACACTGGCGCAAGGTCCGCCAACTTACCTCTGGCAGCCCGCGTAATCACACGTATGTTCGCCGCGTTTTAAATGCGCATCCCGATTTCTACGCCTTTTGGGCGGACGGCGACGCGCTTAAGCCTTCGATTTCGCGGCTGTATTTTTGCAACCAATCCGGCGACCGCGTTTGGATGATGCCGCCGGAAATGACCAGCGACTTACAAGCGCCCGAATTGTACCTCGCTTCCGAAGTGAAGATGCATTAA
- a CDS encoding glycosyl hydrolase, producing the protein MKVLFTTFFSILITASALFTHANPGDVKITSLKQALEHFADPPAAYRPAPLYTWNGDMEEKELALQLDEFKAGGFGGVFVHPRPGLITPYLSDRWLEMWRFTADESAKRGMVTYIYDENSYPSGFAGGHVPDEIPGSGQVSLRRQDISAEQIKTLELNSTAIALYKIADKKTGAYQRVELPTIPKGETLSAADLNLAEGDYILYTEQYPGPSPWYGGKTYVDVMRPDVSKRFLDLTFDAYDSVLSDLYGKTVLASFTDEPQVAGAWSSMVPPAFQARWGYNILDCLPSIHSDVGDWRKVRHDYSATILQLFIDNFVEPYSKACAERGIALTGHVWEHGWPHLNHNPDIMSFYRWQQWPGIDCLMNEYSESANAQFGNYRANKELDSIANQLGRTRRLCETYGAGGWDLRLEDVKRIGDHLFAGGVNLMNPHLSYYTIMGARKRDHPQSFSYHQPFWDAFHIPMDYFGRLSWALSAGKADAPILVIEPTVTMWMYNWSGSQGEKLNHLGAEFQSYVTELGAKQIAFDLGSEPVMAEIAKAQGKQLIVGQCAYDVVVLPPGLEALETSTIELLKTFAANGGTIVSYVGVPTYEGGTKSDAAQEIKKHAGDNWTDEKLTAEQLAQRWGNAGVVIDADAPEAGRVFHFARDLDDGKLVFLINTSLEDSSKGSATINGAYAEHWNAVTGKIETADYTKDGGAVSFDFNLPPAGSALFAVYNNKPNHQTVAPQTWQEKSKPLTPSGEMRIARQDANVLTLDYVNYEVNGSKQQGAYFYDAQTAVYKAHGFDKNPWDNAVQFKDEILKRDHFPADSGFEFQYPFTIEGFNDMPALEFVVERGGFYTVTINNHVVKPNPGEWRIDRAFTVYSIKPEWLKNGENIITTAAKPFSLHMEAEPAYLFGEFNLKSVENGYAVTPPQPLQPGAWNQQGAPFYSDAVAYEQTYTLGANDKSQHYVELPNWLGTAVRVEVNGKAVGNILWQPYRLDITDALQRGENTVSVVVMGSLKNLLGPHHAGQMRGRAWPSAFHQNPKGGQPAGEQYDTIGYGLFEPFVVY; encoded by the coding sequence ATGAAAGTTCTTTTTACTACCTTCTTTAGCATCCTGATTACAGCCAGCGCGTTATTCACTCATGCCAATCCGGGCGATGTGAAAATCACTTCGCTGAAACAGGCGCTTGAACATTTCGCCGACCCGCCAGCCGCGTATCGCCCCGCCCCGCTCTACACATGGAACGGCGACATGGAAGAAAAAGAACTTGCGCTCCAGTTAGACGAATTCAAAGCGGGCGGCTTCGGCGGCGTCTTTGTTCATCCCCGCCCCGGTTTAATTACGCCCTATCTGTCTGACCGTTGGCTTGAGATGTGGCGCTTCACTGCGGATGAATCCGCCAAGCGCGGCATGGTGACTTACATTTATGATGAAAACAGTTATCCGTCCGGCTTCGCGGGCGGTCATGTCCCCGATGAGATTCCCGGCTCGGGGCAGGTTTCGTTGCGCCGTCAAGACATCAGCGCAGAACAGATAAAAACGCTCGAACTCAATTCAACTGCAATTGCACTATACAAAATTGCTGATAAAAAAACCGGCGCATATCAACGGGTCGAACTGCCTACGATCCCAAAAGGCGAAACGCTTTCCGCAGCGGACCTAAATTTAGCCGAGGGCGACTACATCCTTTATACAGAACAATACCCCGGCCCGTCGCCCTGGTACGGCGGCAAGACGTATGTTGACGTCATGCGCCCTGACGTATCGAAGCGCTTTCTTGACCTCACCTTCGACGCGTACGATTCCGTCTTGTCTGACCTCTATGGAAAAACCGTGCTGGCGTCTTTCACCGACGAGCCGCAAGTCGCAGGCGCTTGGTCGTCGATGGTCCCGCCAGCGTTTCAGGCGCGTTGGGGTTACAACATTCTCGACTGCCTGCCGTCCATCCACAGCGACGTGGGCGACTGGCGCAAGGTGCGGCACGATTATTCGGCAACCATTCTTCAATTGTTTATAGATAATTTTGTGGAACCGTATTCCAAAGCATGCGCCGAACGCGGCATTGCTTTAACAGGCCACGTCTGGGAACACGGCTGGCCCCATTTGAACCACAACCCGGACATCATGAGTTTTTATCGCTGGCAGCAATGGCCCGGCATCGACTGCTTGATGAACGAATACAGCGAAAGCGCCAATGCGCAATTCGGCAACTACCGCGCCAATAAAGAACTCGACAGTATTGCCAACCAATTGGGCCGCACCCGCCGTTTGTGTGAAACCTACGGCGCCGGCGGCTGGGATTTGCGCCTGGAAGACGTCAAACGAATCGGCGACCACCTGTTTGCGGGCGGCGTAAATCTGATGAACCCGCACCTGAGTTATTACACCATCATGGGCGCCAGAAAGCGCGACCATCCGCAATCGTTCTCGTATCACCAGCCCTTCTGGGATGCGTTTCATATTCCAATGGATTACTTTGGCCGCTTGTCGTGGGCGCTTTCCGCCGGGAAAGCCGACGCGCCGATTCTCGTCATTGAGCCGACCGTCACCATGTGGATGTATAACTGGAGCGGCAGCCAGGGCGAAAAACTCAATCACCTGGGCGCAGAGTTCCAATCTTATGTCACAGAACTGGGCGCGAAGCAAATCGCCTTCGACCTGGGCAGCGAACCCGTGATGGCGGAGATCGCCAAGGCGCAAGGCAAGCAACTTATCGTCGGGCAATGCGCGTATGATGTTGTTGTACTTCCACCAGGGCTAGAAGCATTAGAAACAAGCACCATTGAGTTATTAAAAACATTCGCCGCCAACGGCGGGACGATTGTCAGCTACGTCGGCGTCCCAACCTATGAAGGCGGAACCAAAAGCGACGCCGCGCAAGAAATAAAAAAACACGCAGGCGATAATTGGACCGACGAAAAACTCACCGCCGAACAACTGGCGCAACGCTGGGGCAACGCTGGCGTCGTCATCGACGCCGACGCGCCAGAAGCAGGCCGCGTCTTTCATTTCGCCCGCGACCTGGACGACGGCAAATTGGTATTTCTCATCAACACCAGTCTCGAAGATTCATCAAAAGGCAGCGCAACAATCAACGGCGCCTACGCTGAACACTGGAACGCTGTAACCGGGAAAATTGAAACGGCTGATTATACAAAAGACGGCGGCGCGGTATCGTTTGATTTTAATTTGCCGCCCGCAGGCAGCGCCTTGTTTGCGGTGTATAACAACAAGCCCAATCACCAAACAGTCGCGCCCCAAACCTGGCAAGAAAAATCAAAGCCGCTTACACCCTCTGGTGAAATGCGGATTGCGCGGCAAGACGCCAACGTGCTCACCCTCGATTACGTCAACTATGAAGTCAACGGAAGCAAACAACAGGGCGCGTATTTTTATGACGCACAAACCGCCGTCTACAAAGCGCACGGCTTCGACAAAAACCCGTGGGACAACGCGGTGCAATTCAAAGATGAAATCCTCAAGCGCGACCACTTCCCCGCGGATTCCGGTTTCGAGTTTCAATACCCATTTACCATTGAAGGCTTCAACGACATGCCCGCGTTGGAGTTTGTCGTCGAACGCGGCGGCTTCTATACAGTGACAATCAATAACCATGTTGTGAAACCCAATCCCGGCGAATGGCGCATTGACCGCGCGTTTACTGTCTATTCCATCAAACCGGAATGGCTTAAGAACGGTGAGAATATTATCACGACGGCTGCGAAACCATTCTCGCTCCACATGGAAGCGGAACCGGCTTACCTCTTCGGCGAGTTCAATTTGAAGTCGGTTGAAAACGGCTACGCCGTCACGCCGCCCCAGCCGTTGCAACCGGGCGCATGGAACCAACAGGGCGCTCCGTTTTATTCAGACGCGGTTGCCTATGAACAAACCTACACGCTCGGCGCTAACGATAAGTCGCAACATTATGTCGAGTTGCCCAATTGGCTCGGTACAGCGGTACGCGTCGAAGTAAACGGCAAGGCAGTCGGCAATATTCTTTGGCAACCCTATCGTCTCGACATCACCGATGCGCTACAACGCGGCGAGAATACGGTTTCGGTTGTTGTAATGGGAAGCCTCAAAAACCTGTTGGGACCGCATCACGCAGGACAGATGCGCGGCAGAGCATGGCCCAGCGCGTTTCATCAAAACCCCAAAGGCGGACAGCCCGCAGGCGAACAATACGACACCATCGGCTATGGCTTGTTTGAGCCGTTCGTGGTTTATTAG
- a CDS encoding Gfo/Idh/MocA family oxidoreductase produces MTKKSHQITRRNVLKYTAGAGLFIVSSSVIGRGAEPPSDRLDIGIIGAGGRGGHNVKQFGKQNIIALCDVDQNQAADSFKRYEKQPKYTDFRRMLDKHQELDAVVVSTPDHTHAVVAMNAIKRGLHVYVEKPLAHTIHEVRALRKAAQENKVITQLGNQGHSYDDMRQIREWIDDGAIGQVTEVQAWYRQPYGNGQPLPDSRPPVPETLDWQQWLGPVAERPYHSEYLPGKWRSWSAFGTGVLGDWVCHILDPSVWALELEAPVSIQAKNGNNDYSPERFPVQSEITYEFAARGDKPPVKVTWTYGKELNLPQLKNVELDDWNQKAGALIIGDKGCILHGSHGGGGAKLLPESLRKEYKDPPQKYPRVEGGHHEEWLRACKSGEQAGSNFEYGGPLSELALLGVIATIYDEEKLKWDREKCVFTNHKKANQHLEIEYRPGWKL; encoded by the coding sequence ATGACAAAAAAGAGTCATCAAATTACGCGACGAAATGTATTGAAATACACAGCGGGGGCCGGTTTGTTCATCGTATCGTCTAGCGTCATTGGGCGCGGCGCTGAGCCTCCCAGCGATAGATTGGACATCGGGATTATCGGCGCAGGCGGACGCGGCGGACATAATGTAAAACAGTTCGGCAAGCAAAATATTATTGCATTGTGCGACGTGGACCAAAATCAGGCGGCTGACTCATTCAAACGATATGAGAAACAACCCAAATATACTGACTTCAGGCGGATGCTTGATAAACACCAGGAACTCGACGCTGTTGTTGTGAGCACGCCGGACCATACCCACGCGGTCGTCGCAATGAACGCAATCAAGCGCGGTTTGCATGTTTATGTCGAGAAGCCATTGGCCCATACGATTCATGAAGTGCGGGCGCTTCGCAAAGCGGCGCAAGAGAACAAGGTCATCACGCAACTGGGCAATCAAGGACATTCCTATGATGATATGCGCCAAATTCGCGAATGGATTGATGACGGCGCCATCGGCCAGGTAACCGAAGTGCAGGCATGGTATAGGCAACCGTACGGCAATGGACAACCATTACCCGATAGCAGACCGCCTGTTCCAGAAACGCTGGATTGGCAGCAGTGGCTGGGGCCGGTTGCTGAGCGTCCCTATCATTCTGAATACTTGCCGGGGAAATGGCGCAGTTGGTCGGCTTTTGGAACCGGCGTGTTGGGCGATTGGGTTTGTCATATTCTCGACCCGAGCGTGTGGGCGTTAGAGTTAGAGGCGCCGGTCAGCATCCAAGCGAAAAATGGCAATAACGATTATTCGCCTGAACGCTTTCCTGTTCAATCTGAAATCACTTATGAGTTTGCTGCGCGCGGCGACAAGCCGCCCGTAAAAGTGACTTGGACGTATGGTAAAGAACTCAATTTGCCTCAACTTAAAAATGTTGAATTAGATGATTGGAACCAAAAAGCGGGCGCTCTGATTATTGGAGACAAAGGGTGCATCTTACACGGTTCTCACGGTGGAGGCGGCGCGAAGTTGTTGCCGGAGTCATTACGAAAAGAATATAAGGACCCTCCACAAAAATATCCCCGCGTAGAAGGCGGTCACCATGAAGAATGGCTTCGCGCTTGTAAGAGCGGTGAACAAGCCGGTTCCAATTTTGAATATGGCGGGCCGCTTTCAGAACTTGCGCTGCTCGGCGTTATCGCGACCATCTATGACGAGGAGAAACTGAAATGGGATCGTGAAAAATGCGTGTTCACAAATCACAAAAAAGCCAATCAGCATCTCGAGATTGAGTATCGACCAGGATGGAAACTCTGA
- a CDS encoding Gfo/Idh/MocA family oxidoreductase yields the protein MKIDAKKIQREDSNLTSFNISRRRLLQTGAASLAMSALNAEVFAAAANTPKRVGLIGAGWYGQSDLWRLMQVTPAEVISICDPDTRMLAGALEIHGQRRPDAKTPRTYNDYREMLKENELDIVLIGSPDHWHALQMIDSVKAGADVYVQKPISVDVSEGEAMVAAARKYNRVVQVGTQRKSTPHLIDVKKQVIDAGLLGTIGHVEMCCYYHMRANDNPPLEPVPDFLDYEMWTGPAPLRPYDGLPHRRWWRTFSEYGNGIVGDMCVHMLDTARWMLDLGWPNRITSTGGILVQKDGKSNISDTQTATFEYDKFNAVWQHRTWGSSPDPDYPWAVFIYGDKGTLKASTMRADFIPNGRNAKPIHFECLYEREKYPEDVKEKDIELNAAPATRLHMLDFLAAIENRSRPVADIEAGHISTASCIMANLSMELGGRPFVYDPKKKIVVGDDEATRLLNRPYRSPWQHPGVA from the coding sequence ATGAAGATAGATGCCAAGAAAATACAAAGAGAAGATTCAAATCTGACATCGTTCAATATCAGCCGACGCCGTTTGCTTCAAACTGGTGCGGCGAGTTTGGCTATGTCGGCGTTGAATGCAGAGGTATTCGCAGCCGCAGCGAATACGCCAAAGCGGGTTGGGCTGATCGGGGCCGGGTGGTATGGACAAAGCGACCTGTGGCGCCTCATGCAAGTCACGCCTGCCGAAGTTATATCCATTTGCGATCCCGATACACGCATGTTAGCGGGAGCGCTCGAAATTCATGGGCAACGGCGGCCGGATGCAAAAACGCCGCGCACCTACAACGACTACCGCGAAATGCTGAAAGAAAACGAACTCGATATCGTTCTGATCGGTTCGCCAGACCATTGGCATGCGCTGCAGATGATTGATTCGGTCAAAGCCGGGGCGGACGTCTATGTGCAAAAACCCATCAGCGTTGATGTGAGTGAAGGCGAAGCAATGGTCGCCGCCGCCCGGAAATACAACCGGGTCGTACAAGTCGGTACGCAGCGAAAAAGCACGCCGCACCTTATTGATGTGAAAAAACAAGTGATTGATGCTGGCCTGCTTGGTACGATTGGGCATGTCGAGATGTGCTGTTATTACCACATGCGCGCGAATGACAACCCGCCGCTTGAGCCTGTGCCTGATTTTCTTGATTACGAGATGTGGACCGGCCCGGCGCCGTTGCGGCCCTATGACGGTTTGCCCCATCGCCGCTGGTGGCGCACGTTTTCGGAATACGGCAACGGCATTGTAGGCGACATGTGCGTACACATGCTTGACACGGCGCGTTGGATGCTTGACCTGGGCTGGCCGAACCGGATCACGTCAACAGGCGGAATTCTGGTGCAGAAAGACGGCAAGTCGAATATTTCGGATACGCAGACCGCTACGTTTGAATATGATAAATTCAACGCAGTCTGGCAACATCGCACCTGGGGCAGCTCGCCCGATCCTGATTATCCCTGGGCTGTTTTCATATACGGCGATAAAGGAACGCTGAAAGCCAGCACCATGCGCGCCGATTTCATCCCGAATGGAAGAAACGCCAAGCCCATTCATTTTGAATGTTTATATGAACGTGAAAAATATCCCGAAGATGTGAAAGAAAAAGATATCGAATTAAATGCGGCGCCGGCAACGAGGCTGCACATGCTCGATTTTCTCGCCGCGATTGAAAACCGCAGCCGACCTGTCGCCGACATCGAAGCGGGCCACATATCAACCGCGAGTTGCATCATGGCGAACCTCTCAATGGAATTAGGGGGAAGGCCGTTTGTCTATGACCCCAAAAAGAAGATCGTTGTCGGCGATGATGAAGCCACGCGGTTATTGAATCGACCATACCGTTCTCCCTGGCAGCACCCGGGCGTTGCCTAA